From one Triticum urartu cultivar G1812 chromosome 3, Tu2.1, whole genome shotgun sequence genomic stretch:
- the LOC125544922 gene encoding uncharacterized protein LOC125544922, which translates to MLRPFVSARGAHPQITPRASCGPRLEAAGRSAGSPPRGQTGTTRLAPAGDAGGQQLTGEEAPATRGGGGGGGGGGGGGARGRRGRREGDSTYQGYDVQCLARWVDHALPFSLLLLDVFIRQHLQGFFVMIWITAVMFKSNDILRKQTALKQATRLGERPCRCHDDCSFWPDRGTKTCGIPSFGRTSSSGGLPVMS; encoded by the exons ATGCTCCGACCGTTTGTGTCCGCGCGAGGAGCTCACCCCCAAATAACTCCTCGGGCGTCCTGCGGGCCCAGGCTGGAGGCGGCAGGCCGCAGCGCGGGGAGCCCGCCGCGAGGGCAGACAGGAACGACGCGCCTGGCGCCGGCGGGGGATGCGGGAGGGCAGCAGCTCACGGGCGAGGAGGCCCCCGCGacacgcggggggggggggggggggggggggggggggggggggggggctcgaggccggcgcgggcggcgggagGGGGACTCGACGTACCAGGGCTATGACGTGCAGTGTCTGGCGAGGTGGGTGGACCACGCGCTGCCCTTCTCCCTGCTCCTCCTCGACGTCTTCATCCGCCAGCACCTGCAAG GTTTCTTCGTAATGATTTGGATTACCGCAGTCATGTTCAAGTCAAATGATATCTTGCGCAAGCAGACCGCTCTCAAG CAGGCTACAAGGTTGGGGGAGCGACCCTGCCGTTGTCATGATGACTGCTCCTTCTGGCCGGATCGAGGCACGAAGACCTGTGGGATCCCCTCCTTCGGCAGGACCTCCTCATCTG GAGGACTGCCTGTGATGAGTTAA